The genome window CTGCCATATATTGATATTTTTAGTTTGAATGATGAAGAAATAAAATATCTTCTTGAAAGTTTTGAATTTTTTGGGGATACGGAAGATATTATTTATATAATTCAAGGAGCTGAATTTATTAAAGACAGATTTAACATTCAAAAAGGGATTATTGTTCATTCTAAAGATTATTCTATGTATATTGGTGATTTATTCGATATTAATATTGAAAGAGGACTTATTTATGGCAATTTATTAGCTACTTCAAAAGCAATGTTTGGGGAATATGGAAATAAAGAAAAAATTCTAGAAGTTTTAAAATTGCCAAATAGTAACAAAGGAACCATTGCAGAAAACAAAGTTTCTAAAAGTAATTATTGTAAGAGAGTGGTTATAGTTCCAACAAAATATATTGAAATGCCAAAATATACAATTGGATTAGGAGATTCTTTTATTGCTGGTTTTCAAATAACGTTTTTAATGTAGCTTTTTAGTTTGTTACTTTTTTCAGCAAAAGTAATAAGCGAAGATGAGAAAATATAAACAAAAATTCGACAATTTTGATTAAAACAATTATAACATTAAAATCTTTGAATCTATTTTTACTTTTTTCAATAACGAACTGAGTTAAATCATCGATAGATTTGGTAAATTATCTCATCTAAACAGTAGAACTCAAAATCAAAGTAGCACAAAATATAGCACCATATGTATTGGAAAAGGGCTTATCCCTATTATTCACAGCCAATTTACTGAATTTCAGAAAAATGTTGGAAATCTTTTTAGAAACTATGTATGGCGTGTAATTCTTAGTAAAGCCAAAAACTGAGAACCACATTTCACCACCTTTCGAATGAAGGTAAAGAATTAAAGCAAATCAAGGAAACCTCAATATGTATGCCTCAAAGCATTATTTGAAAATTCTTGGTTTTACTATGCTGTGTGAATCAAGTATGATAGTTCCCCATTTAATTAATAAAATTTTAAATATTTTCTATTTAAAAAATCCTCATTCAGTCGTACTTCTAGGTTGAAAGTAGCGGTTGTTGTTTATTCAGGTTACTATTTCTCTTTTTAATTTTTTTGCTGTATAATTGCCATGAACTCTCAATTCTTGATTTTGTAACTTGTAATGATAGTTAGGATCATATTTTTTCCCGTTCTTTACCAGTGAATATATTATTCTCAACAATTTTCCCACTACAGCTAACATAGCAACAGTATGTGATTTACCTCTAGTACGCAGTTTCATGTAATAATTCTTGAAGTATTCATTGTTTTGAATAGCAGTGGTGGCAGCGATGTAAACAGCTTTTCTTAGGTACCTGTTACCTTTTCTTTTCTCTTGATAAAACAACCTTTTTTCATTTGACCTGATTCCTCCGTACGAGGATCGATGTCAACGAAAGCCACCAAGGCAGAAGCAGAATGGAATCGGCTGATATCTCCTGTTTCTGCTACAATATTTAAAGCTGATTTGCTGAAACCATCAAGAGATTGTATTAATTCTACCTGGTTTTTAATTACATCGTTTGATGAATTGTTCAAGGTTTCTTTTAATTTTTCTTTGAAGAGCTTTTGATCTGATTCAAGTTTGAACAACAATTCTATTCTTTTTTGAAGAGCTTACTCATGTGCATCGTTGCCACTTGCTATTGAATTTTTAGAAAG of Petrotoga mexicana DSM 14811 contains these proteins:
- a CDS encoding transposase, which translates into the protein MFKLESDQKLFKEKLKETLNNSSNDVIKNQVELIQSLDGFSKSALNIVAETGDISRFHSASALVAFVDIDPRTEESGQMKKGCFIKRKEKVTGT
- a CDS encoding transposase; protein product: MFYQEKRKGNRYLRKAVYIAATTAIQNNEYFKNYYMKLRTRGKSHTVAMLAVVGKLLRIIYSLVKNGKKYDPNYHYKLQNQELRVHGNYTAKKLKREIVT